Proteins encoded within one genomic window of Anopheles gambiae chromosome 3, idAnoGambNW_F1_1, whole genome shotgun sequence:
- the LOC133393027 gene encoding uncharacterized protein K02A2.6-like: MSEIYKVFLTDKYIKPTRLTDKYMRNMRLRIVYCYGNTMGMKQEAERVNQLITGKATSSGVISDPRIVNCVIGSVEFKFLVDSGATVNTVTKKGWERIKEECSTVIQDITLHPEEILKGYATHRPLEVICSFRAYVGVKDAGQDRQLAKFFVVNGTEISLLGFQTASQLKLLRIGLGLLKKEINCAELVGRKTSIDNSESGPGAADQWVKFPKIGGEPVKFRIDTSVIPKRIIRYNVPIAFEKAVNERLEDMERRQIIERADRRGSTISFVSPMVLVPKGQKDFRMVIDYREVNKAIVREPYPMPSLEKVWADIPHNGGKLFFTKLDLKDAYFHIELHEEVRYLTTFMTANGLMRFTRLPFGLSCAPELFQSVMEKLFADCKNLVVYMDDVLVYGRSLEELEKLVKEVKRVIEINHLTINEEKSLYNQEKVDFLGFTIDGRGILPTKEKISDILKFDRPKDVSEVRSFLGMITFISPFIKGFSHKTKPLRDLLSKKAKFEWKKEQQDAFEELKIATENDLIKRGYFDAKDKTILYTDASPWGLGAVLAQEGYLDGERRIIACASKSLTEVEGRYPQLHREALAIVWAMERFAYYLIGRKFTLRSDSEALMFMLRGKHRKDMGKRIMSRAEGWFLRMEHFCYEFEHVAGKDNIADAASRIGEKRNDPQFGWGKEPHELCLVETEINYISEGLVAMTSQEVQKEQLKDRELQEVMLWLDKKQKWPTEIVKFQPFQREMYIQEGSLMKQEKLVLPENLRKRALSLAHRCHPGMSTMKNILRQGLWWPNMDREVESFVKSCPECQVIKADSHPPPITLTDLPNNPWDYVSIDFATLSDVLHWKALVFTDNYSRFLVAVPIERADGEAVKAVLKKVFNTYYVPKTIKADNGPPFNSVELQTWLQEVWGVKLIHCTPLNPTENGLVERNMQGINKIAAIAKIRKLNWKEALADYVAAYNSWPHHVTKIPPAELMFGRAVRGLLPNMKLNSRQALDDELRDRDRTAKFERNAREDERRRAKNTSIKVGDKVLVMQQKRDKADTAYKNKFYKVTKMEGIGRATIRDMENSKEYQRSVKHLKKFVDRSDDQESEIGIEEENTSLEVPEGMEQVVERNLYRELEVERPVGRSIRRAETDGRIREAREIKRPWRFRDGSM; the protein is encoded by the exons atgtccgagatatataaagtttttttgacagataaatatatcaaaccgacccgtttgacagataaatatatgcgcaatatgagattgcgcatcgtctattgctacggtaatACAATGGGAATGAAACAAGAAGCCGAGCGTGTCAACCAG ctgATAACTGGCAAGGCAACGTCATCTGGGGTGATAAGTGATCCGCGTATCGTGAATTGTGTTATAGGATCGGTGGAGTTTAAATTCTTGGTGGATTCGGGGGCGACAGTGAATACGGTAACTAAGAAAGGTTGGGAGAGGATCAAGGAAGAATGTAGTACGGTAATTCAAGACATTACATTGCACCCAGAAGAAATTTTGAAAGGATATGCTACTCATCGACCGTTAGAAGTGATATGTTCATTTCGGGCTTATGTGGGGGTGAAGGATGCTGGACAGGACAGGCAATTGGCCAAGTTTTTTGTAGTGAACGGTACAGAGATTTCACTTCTCGGTTTTCAAACGGCAAGTCAGTTAAAATTATTAAGGATAGGGCTAGGGCTGCTAAAGAAGGAGATAAATTGTGCCGAATTAGTTGGGAGAAAAACGAGCATCGACAACAGTGAATCGGGGCCAGGTGCGGCTGATCAGTGGGTCAAATTTCCGAAAATCGGTGGGGAGCCGGTAAAATTCCGAATAGACACATCAGTGATACCAAAGCGCATAATTAGATATAACGTCCCGATTGCGTTCGAGAAAGCAGTTAATGAAAGACTTGAAGATATGGAAAGAAGGCAGATTATAGAAAGGGCTGATAGGAGAGGTAGCACGATATCATTTGTATCACCAATGGTGCTAGTTCCGAAGGGTCAGAAGGATTTCAGAATGGTTATAGATTATCGGGAGGTGAACAAGGCAATAGTTCGTGAGCCCTATCCAATGCCGTCGCTTGAGAAAGTGTGGGCTGACATACCTCATAATggaggaaaattattttttacgaAACTAGACTTAAAGGATGCATATTTTCATATAGAACTTCACGAAGAGGTGCGCTATTTAACCACTTTTATGACGGCTAACGGTTTGATGCGATTCACGAGGTTGCCTTTTGGGTTGTCGTGTGCACCTGAGTTGTTTCAGAGTGTTATGGAGAAGTTATTTGCAGATTGTAAGAATTTAGTGGTATACATGGATGATGTTCTAGTTTATGGGCGATCTTTAGAGGAGTTAGAGAAATTAGTGAAGGAAGTAAAAAGAGTGATTGAGATAAATCACCTAACGATTAATGAAGAAAAATCGTTATATAATCAGGagaaagttgattttttgggTTTCACAATCGACGGACGAGGTATTCTCCCCACCAAAGAGAAGATTTCAGACATATTAAAGTTCGATAGACCAAAAGACGTGTCCGAGGTGCGGAGTTTTTTGGGCATGATAACATTTATAAGCCCATTCATAAAAGGATTTTCGCATAAGACTAAACCCTTACGGGATTTGTTatcgaaaaaagcaaaattcgaatggaaaaaagaacaacaggATGCGTTTGAGGAGCTAAAAATTGCAACAGAAAATGATTTGATTAAGAGAGGATATTTCGATGCAAAAGACAAAACCATTCTGTACACTGATGCGTCACCCTGGGGGTTAGGCGCTGTTTTAGCACAAGAAGGTTATTTAGACGGAGAAAGAAGGATTATAGCATGCGCATCGAAGAGTCTTACAGAGGTAGAAGGGAGATATCCACAACTTCATCGTGAGGCGTTGGCTATAGTATGGGCCATGGAAAGATTTGCATATTATTTAATTGGCAGAAAATTTACATTGCGGTCAGACAGTGAAGCCTTAATGTTTATGCTTAGAGGAAAACACCGCAAGGACATGGGTAAAAGGATAATGTCAAGAGCAGAGGGCTGGTTCCTGAGAATGGAGCATTTTTGTTACGAATTCGAACATGTAGCAGGAAAGGACAATATAGCTGACGCAGCCTCTAGAATTGGGGAAAAGCGAAATGATCCGCAATTCGGATGGGGAAAGGAACCGCATGAGCTATGTTTGGTAGAAACAGAGATTAACTATATTAGTGAAGGACTAGTAGCAATGACGTCACAGGAAGTGCAGAAGGAACAACTGAAGGATAGGGAGTTGCAAGAGGTTATGCTTTGGTTagacaaaaaacagaaatggCCGACAGAAATTGTGAAGTTCCAACCATTTCAACGTGAAATGTACATCCAGGAGGGATCACTAATGAAGCAGGAAAAGTTAGTATTGCCTGAAAATCTGCGTAAGAGGGCTTTAAGTCTAGCGCATCGATGTCATCCAGGAATGTCAACAATGAAGAATATTTTGCGGCAAGGGTTATGGTGGCCCAATATGGATCGGGAGGTAGAATCTTTTGTAAAAAGTTGTCCGGAGTGCCAGGTTATTAAAGCAGATAGCCATCCACCTCCCATCACATTGACGGATCTCCCTAACAACCCGTGGGATTATGTATCCATAGATTTTGCTACTTTGTCGGACGTTTTGCATTGGAAAGCATTAGTGTTCACAGACAATTATTCCAGGTTTTTAGTTGCGGTTCCGATAGAGCGAGCTGACGGGGAGGCAGTGAAAGCAGTTCttaaaaaagtttttaacACTTACTATGTACCAAAAACTATAAAAGCGGACAATGGACCACCTTTTAATAGTGTGGAGCTACAAACTTGGTTGCAAGAGGTATGGGGTGTTAAGTTGATTCATTGTACACCGCTGAACCCAACAGAAAATGGTCTGGTTGAGAGAAATATGCAAGGCATAAACAAAATTGCAGCAATTGCAAAAATTAGAAAGCTTAATTGGAAAGAAGCTCTTGCCGATTATGTGGCAGCATATAATTCCTGGCCTCATCATGTGACGAAAATACCCCCGGCGGAACTTATGTTTGGTAGGGCGGTCAGGGGTTTATTGCCAAACATGAAGTTGAACTCAAGGCAGGCGCTGGATGATGAACTCAGGGATCGAGACAGAACAGCAAAGTTTGAGCGAAATGCAAGAGAGGATGAGAGGCGCCGAGCTAAAAATACAAGTATAAAAGTTGGTGATAAGGTACTTGTTATGCAGCAGAAAAGGGATAAGGCCGATACAGcctataaaaacaaattttataaAGTAACTAAAATGGAAGGAATTGGAAGAGCGACAATAAGGGATATGGAAAATAGTAAGGAGTATCAGCGCAGCGTTAAGCATTTAAAGAAATTTGTGGACAGAAGTGATGACCAGGAGAGTGAGATAGGTATTGAGGAGGAGAATACATCGCTGGAAGTACCCGAAGGAATGGAACAGGTAGTAGAACGGAATTTATACCGAGAACTAGAAGTAGAGCGACCCGTGGGAAGGTCGATTCGGAGGGCCGAAACGGATGGTAGGATTAGAGAAGCTAGGGAAATTAAGCGTCCATGGAGGTTTCGAGACGGAAGTATGTGA